GGCAACAAAAGTAGCTGGCCGGATTGGAGCCATGGCTGAAAAAATGGATCTGCAAGTTTTAGGTGTAATTGAAAACATGGCTTATTATCAGTGTACAGAATGCGGAAATAAAGATTATATTTTTGGTGAAAATGGAGGAGAAACATTAGCAGATTTTATGGGAACCGAGCTTTTAGGACAGCTGCCTTTAATTTCTGAAGTTCGCCGCCGTAGTGATACTGGTAAACCAATTGTTTTTGATGAACCTGAAGCTGAAATATCTAAGGAATTCATCAAAATTGCAAAACGTCTTGCTGAAAGAGAAGGCGGCTTTGACGAAAAAATTGAACCATTAAAATTAAATATGAATGCAAAATAGTAAAGTTGATTTATACCGGTTTTTACAAGAACCGGTATAAATAGACAATCAAAAAATGGGGGTTAAAAAAATGAAATTAATTATTCCTGCAGTTGGAGCTAGCAACTTTGAGACAGAGATTCATGAAAACTTTGGTCGAGCAAATTATTTTGCTGTAATAAATTGTGAGAACAATCAAATTAAATTTGTTAACAATACAGCAGCTAATAAAAGTAGTGGTGCTGGAGTAGGTGCTGCTCAGTTATGTGCCGATCAAAATGCAGATGCAGTTGCTGCCTATCATTTTGGTCCCAAAGCATATGAGGCATTAAAAGCAGCCGGAATTGAACTTCTAGATTTAAAAGAACAAAAATTAATTAAAGAAGCTTTTAATGATTACCAGGCAGGCAATTTAACTGAGGCTGAAGCTGGCCCTGGAGGACATTTTTAAGGTGAACCAGGAAATTTCACTTTCAATTTTAAGTGGAAAGGGTGGAACCGGGAAAACTACTTTAGCAGTTAATTTAGCACTTGCCCTGGATAATGTCCAGCTGCTTGATGCAGATGTTGAAGAACCGAATGATTATCTTTTCGTATCTCCTGAAATTGGAGAAAAAGAAAAGGAGTCTGTTATGCGGTTAATTCCAGAAGTTAATGATGAAAAATGTACAGCCTGCCGAAAATGTGTTAACTTTTGTGAATACAACGCTCTGGCCATGATGCTTGATAAAGTCTTAATCTTTGAAGAAGTGTGTCACAGCTGTGGTGGTTGTAAAATTGTCTGTCCAGAAAATGCAATTACTGAAAAAGAAAAAGAGTTAGGTAAACTATATCATGATAGTTTAGATAATCTTGATTTTTGGCAGGGAGAATTAAATCCAGGTGAAGAAAAAGCAGTACCTGTAATTGAAAAATTAAAAACAAAAATTGATCATGATAAAAAAGTAATTATTGATTCACCGCCTGGAACTACCTGCCCGACTATAGAAGCAATTATTGACACTGATTTTACAATAGTAGTGACTGAGCCTTCTACTTTTGGCCTGCATGATCTTAAAATGGTAGTTGAAATGTTAAATAATTTAAATCAAGCTTTTGCAGTTATAATTAATAGATCAGAATCAGATGCTGATTATTTAATTGAAGATTACTGTCAAGAAAATGGAATAAATATTTTATTGAAAATTCCTTTTTCCAGAAAAATTGCAGAACTTTATTCTAATGGAAAGCCCTTTGTTTATGAGCTTGAAGGATGGGAAGAAAAATTTAAAAACCTATACAGAGATATTATAGAGGAGGCCTTTAACAATGAAAGAAATAACAGTAATTAGTGGTAAAGGTGGAACCGGAAAAACAACTTTTACAGCTAACCTGGCCTCTTTATTAGATAATTTAGT
Above is a window of Halanaerobium saccharolyticum subsp. saccharolyticum DSM 6643 DNA encoding:
- a CDS encoding ATP-binding protein; this encodes MNQEISLSILSGKGGTGKTTLAVNLALALDNVQLLDADVEEPNDYLFVSPEIGEKEKESVMRLIPEVNDEKCTACRKCVNFCEYNALAMMLDKVLIFEEVCHSCGGCKIVCPENAITEKEKELGKLYHDSLDNLDFWQGELNPGEEKAVPVIEKLKTKIDHDKKVIIDSPPGTTCPTIEAIIDTDFTIVVTEPSTFGLHDLKMVVEMLNNLNQAFAVIINRSESDADYLIEDYCQENGINILLKIPFSRKIAELYSNGKPFVYELEGWEEKFKNLYRDIIEEAFNNERNNSN
- a CDS encoding NifB/NifX family molybdenum-iron cluster-binding protein — protein: MKLIIPAVGASNFETEIHENFGRANYFAVINCENNQIKFVNNTAANKSSGAGVGAAQLCADQNADAVAAYHFGPKAYEALKAAGIELLDLKEQKLIKEAFNDYQAGNLTEAEAGPGGHF